The Chitinispirillales bacterium DNA window AGGTACAGCCAAAATGAAAGAAACAATTCATCCCGAATATTACGACGTAACAGTAAAATGCGCGTGCGGAGAACAAATAGTAACCCGCTCAACAAAAAAAGATATAAAAGTCGATATCTGCTCAAAATGCCATCCGTTCTTTACCGGCAAGCAGAAATTTGTTGACGCTGGCGGCAGAGTAGATAAATTTAAAAGACGTTACGGCG harbors:
- the rpmE gene encoding 50S ribosomal protein L31 produces the protein MKETIHPEYYDVTVKCACGEQIVTRSTKKDIKVDICSKCHPFFTGKQKFVDAGGRVDKFKRRYG